A genomic stretch from Bacterioplanes sanyensis includes:
- a CDS encoding MmcQ/YjbR family DNA-binding protein yields the protein MDEKALADYLANKPEAELEYPFGPDAKVYKVAGKMFALLYSQQGSARVNLKCNPEQAQQLRDVFDGVVPGYHMNKRHWNTVIMGQDVPAAEVQRMIDHSYGLVISGLPKAKRRHFETCYAPEQLYCD from the coding sequence ATGGATGAAAAAGCCCTGGCCGATTACTTGGCCAATAAACCTGAGGCTGAGTTGGAATACCCCTTTGGCCCCGACGCAAAGGTGTACAAAGTGGCGGGAAAGATGTTTGCACTGCTGTATAGCCAGCAAGGCTCTGCCCGCGTAAATCTCAAGTGCAACCCAGAGCAGGCGCAGCAGCTGCGTGATGTGTTTGATGGCGTTGTGCCCGGCTATCACATGAACAAACGCCACTGGAATACGGTGATCATGGGGCAGGATGTGCCGGCGGCAGAAGTCCAGCGCATGATTGATCACTCTTATGGGTTGGTGATTTCCGGGCTGCCCAAGGCGAAACGACGCCATTTCGAGACCTGCTACGCGCCGGAGCAGTTATATTGTGACTGA
- the alr gene encoding alanine racemase encodes MTRATRAEIHWANLRHNYQLARQRSTGKALAVVKADGYGHGLENCARALGDADGFAVACVDEAIRLREAGIKRSILVLQGAYNVEEWQLAEQLGLQLVIHHTQQLDDAAAAQLGSTVSVWLKINTGMNRVGVFPQQANDCVARIQAHPQLQLTHVMTHFANADTAVIDDVAAPMERLQQVSQQLPGVAVSACNSAGLLADNGIEDDISRPGIMLYGSSPLLAQTASELGLRPVMSLMSEIISIHAVAKGDAVGYGSSWVAERDTTLAVVAIGYGDGYPRHAPSGTPVVVAGVECPLAGRVSMDMITVDITDHPQCAELRIGSEVQLWGDQLDVDRVASAAGTIAYELFCRLTPRVKRIAAD; translated from the coding sequence ATGACGCGTGCAACTCGGGCCGAAATTCATTGGGCCAACCTGAGACACAACTACCAGCTGGCCCGCCAGCGCAGTACCGGCAAGGCGCTGGCGGTGGTGAAAGCGGATGGCTACGGCCATGGTTTGGAAAACTGCGCGCGGGCGCTGGGTGATGCCGATGGCTTTGCCGTGGCCTGTGTCGATGAGGCCATTCGGCTGCGTGAAGCGGGCATCAAGCGCTCCATTCTGGTGCTGCAAGGTGCCTACAACGTTGAAGAATGGCAACTGGCTGAGCAGCTCGGTTTGCAGTTGGTGATTCACCACACGCAACAACTGGATGATGCCGCCGCTGCGCAGCTAGGCAGCACTGTGTCGGTGTGGCTGAAGATCAACACTGGCATGAACCGAGTGGGCGTGTTTCCACAGCAAGCCAACGATTGCGTGGCTCGTATTCAAGCGCACCCACAGTTGCAGCTCACCCATGTGATGACGCACTTTGCCAACGCAGATACCGCCGTCATCGACGATGTTGCGGCGCCCATGGAACGTTTGCAGCAGGTCTCGCAGCAGTTGCCGGGGGTGGCTGTCAGTGCTTGTAACAGTGCCGGGTTACTGGCAGACAACGGCATTGAAGACGATATCAGCCGCCCTGGCATCATGCTGTATGGCAGCTCGCCGCTGCTGGCGCAAACGGCATCTGAACTGGGGTTAAGGCCGGTGATGAGCCTCATGTCAGAAATCATTTCCATTCATGCTGTGGCCAAAGGTGACGCCGTCGGCTATGGCAGCAGCTGGGTGGCTGAGCGCGACACCACCTTAGCGGTGGTGGCCATTGGCTATGGTGATGGCTACCCGCGCCATGCGCCGTCGGGCACCCCGGTGGTGGTGGCAGGGGTGGAATGCCCGCTGGCTGGGCGGGTGTCGATGGACATGATTACCGTCGATATTACCGACCATCCACAGTGCGCTGAGTTGCGCATTGGCAGCGAGGTACAGCTGTGGGGCGATCAGCTCGATGTCGATCGTGTTGCCAGCGCCGCAGGCACCATTGCGTATGAACTGTTTTGCCGCCTGACACCCAGAGTCAAGCGCATCGCGGCAGACTGA
- a CDS encoding replication protein P: MDNQQLLNRITQQLKPASNVSKTPAGEVAAQADAPQPNVEQKEAINQVFELFRFNYHNQFLKAFPDYDTLIMGKRLWSRLLLEYSGEVIMRAAEKAVKDSKFLPTVHDVVSRCDRANVLGLPDVHAAYMEACRAPSPKKEYPWSHPAVYFAGRASDWFFLANSPESKALPVFQRNYELLLERVQNGEQLDIDLPAALPQHSEVPLPKEEQQRRLQTLKQQL; this comes from the coding sequence ATGGACAATCAGCAACTGCTCAACCGCATTACGCAACAGCTGAAGCCAGCGTCCAACGTCTCAAAGACACCAGCTGGTGAGGTCGCCGCACAGGCTGATGCACCGCAGCCCAATGTCGAGCAGAAAGAAGCGATCAATCAAGTGTTCGAGCTGTTTCGCTTTAACTACCACAATCAGTTTCTCAAAGCGTTTCCCGATTACGATACCTTGATCATGGGCAAGCGCTTGTGGTCTCGCTTACTGCTGGAGTATTCCGGCGAGGTGATCATGCGTGCCGCCGAGAAAGCGGTCAAAGACAGCAAGTTTCTTCCCACCGTACACGATGTGGTGAGCCGCTGTGACCGAGCTAATGTACTGGGATTGCCCGACGTGCACGCCGCCTACATGGAGGCCTGCCGGGCGCCGTCACCGAAAAAGGAATACCCTTGGAGTCATCCGGCGGTGTACTTTGCAGGCCGCGCCAGCGACTGGTTTTTTCTCGCCAACAGCCCAGAGTCCAAAGCCTTGCCAGTGTTTCAGCGCAACTATGAGCTGTTGCTTGAGCGCGTGCAAAACGGCGAGCAACTGGACATCGATCTGCCCGCCGCGCTGCCGCAGCACAGCGAAGTGCCGCTGCCAAAAGAAGAGCAGCAACGGCGTTTGCAAACACTGAAGCAGCAGCTATAG
- a CDS encoding DnaT-like ssDNA-binding domain-containing protein, with protein sequence MPSHPLFTDRTIALSSTLAATIGLEEAVLLTVLNDAACAQMGPVIQVTTDALRQQLPFWDDISVRRVLGSLLDKGLLQLQGPGFAEAHALAFSFATAQPAPQATFHHSAATSVTANQGAQSQNSVSRDTPKALQRQHSSTHDQANQAATHEHQHRPLTHHWQPQEDTLKRLEQHGIPRSFAMNQRDVFMLQGQEQGANRNDWNTRFFRHVKQHWVYTQNDAQREKRHIERTGFQPQQEQAQPIAAEWQPSQDACQILQRAGVDPQFIDDAVPEFVLYWSERGDAFKTWNSKFIQHVRQQWARYSASVEHSSLPAPISEQWRPAEDCFDILAMGHIDRQFAERLVGEFVLYWRDSGQAHNSWNSRFLQYVKQQWARRLAQPTTQGVSDGQSATAQPHYATAEASVQRLKDTSW encoded by the coding sequence ATGCCCAGCCACCCGCTGTTTACTGATCGGACCATTGCTTTGTCTTCCACACTGGCCGCCACCATCGGCCTGGAAGAAGCCGTGCTGTTGACCGTGCTGAACGACGCGGCCTGCGCACAAATGGGGCCCGTCATTCAAGTCACTACCGACGCCCTGCGCCAGCAGCTGCCGTTCTGGGACGACATCAGCGTGCGCCGAGTTTTAGGCAGCTTATTGGACAAGGGGCTACTGCAGCTGCAGGGCCCTGGTTTTGCAGAAGCCCATGCGCTGGCGTTTAGCTTTGCCACGGCCCAGCCAGCACCGCAAGCGACGTTCCACCACAGCGCTGCCACCTCGGTTACAGCCAACCAAGGCGCACAAAGCCAGAACTCTGTTAGTCGAGATACCCCCAAAGCACTACAACGCCAACACAGCAGCACTCACGACCAGGCCAATCAGGCGGCGACACACGAGCATCAACACCGGCCGCTGACACACCACTGGCAACCGCAAGAAGACACACTCAAGCGTCTGGAACAACATGGCATTCCGCGCAGCTTCGCCATGAACCAGCGCGATGTCTTTATGCTGCAAGGGCAAGAGCAAGGCGCCAATCGGAACGACTGGAATACGCGCTTCTTTCGCCACGTCAAGCAGCACTGGGTCTATACCCAAAACGATGCCCAGCGTGAAAAACGCCACATCGAACGCACCGGCTTTCAGCCACAGCAAGAGCAAGCGCAGCCAATCGCCGCTGAGTGGCAACCAAGCCAGGATGCCTGCCAGATCCTGCAACGTGCAGGGGTCGATCCGCAGTTTATTGACGATGCAGTGCCTGAGTTTGTGCTCTATTGGTCAGAGCGTGGTGACGCGTTTAAAACCTGGAACAGCAAATTCATTCAGCACGTGCGCCAGCAATGGGCCAGATACAGTGCCTCGGTTGAACATTCCAGCTTACCGGCGCCGATCAGCGAGCAATGGCGACCGGCGGAGGATTGTTTTGATATTCTCGCCATGGGACATATTGACCGCCAGTTTGCCGAGAGGCTGGTGGGCGAGTTTGTACTGTACTGGCGCGATTCCGGCCAGGCACACAACAGCTGGAACAGCCGTTTCTTGCAATACGTGAAACAACAATGGGCACGGCGCTTGGCGCAGCCGACCACTCAAGGAGTGTCAGATGGACAATCAGCAACTGCTCAACCGCATTACGCAACAGCTGAAGCCAGCGTCCAACGTCTCAAAGACACCAGCTGGTGA
- a CDS encoding sodium-dependent transporter, which yields MAEPHTQVRWQSRRAFILAVTGAAVGLGNIWRFPYITGENGGSAFLLQYVLFILVLGLPVMMAEIMIGRSGRAGPLAALTTLAKANGASTNWRWLAVFGGLTLFLILSFYAVVSGWSLAYLGKSISGDFVGVSAAEAGGQFNGFLQDLPLMLGCHIAFLLMTMVVVARGVSAGLERLNNWLMPLLYLLLLLLAGYAVTTPGFATALHWLFWPNPDALSWQVTLDAMGHAFFTLAVGACALMAYGAYMPEQQSLPRAAVAVAVLDVVVALLAGIAIFAVVFSHGMEPAAGPGLMFVTLPVAFAEVPGGTVWLSAFFVLLVLATWTSSINLAEPLVAMLVDKHWSRPLAAAVVGLSVWGLGLLAALSFSLLADWHPLAFMAVFEGKTLFDLLTSIPPDLFLPLGGLFIAWFAAKVLSFEQMAAALGSASIARYWRMTIVWLSIPLLLLILLVTLYRW from the coding sequence ATGGCCGAACCACATACCCAAGTACGCTGGCAATCACGCCGTGCCTTTATTCTTGCCGTCACCGGTGCTGCTGTTGGCTTGGGCAATATCTGGCGCTTTCCCTACATTACTGGCGAGAACGGTGGCAGTGCCTTCTTGCTGCAATACGTGCTGTTTATTCTAGTGCTCGGCCTGCCGGTGATGATGGCGGAAATCATGATCGGCCGTAGCGGTCGAGCCGGGCCGCTGGCGGCGCTGACAACACTGGCCAAAGCCAATGGTGCCAGCACGAACTGGCGCTGGTTAGCGGTGTTTGGTGGGCTGACGCTGTTTTTGATTCTGTCGTTTTATGCCGTGGTGTCTGGTTGGTCACTGGCGTATTTGGGCAAGTCGATCAGTGGTGACTTTGTCGGTGTCAGCGCAGCGGAGGCAGGCGGGCAGTTTAATGGCTTTTTGCAAGATTTGCCGTTGATGCTCGGCTGCCACATTGCCTTCTTGTTGATGACCATGGTGGTGGTGGCGCGTGGCGTCAGCGCCGGTCTAGAGCGCCTGAACAACTGGCTGATGCCACTCCTGTACCTCTTGCTGCTGCTGCTGGCGGGTTATGCCGTGACTACCCCAGGATTTGCTACCGCCTTGCATTGGTTGTTCTGGCCCAACCCAGACGCATTAAGCTGGCAAGTCACGCTTGATGCCATGGGCCATGCCTTTTTCACCTTGGCGGTCGGCGCCTGCGCTTTGATGGCTTATGGCGCATACATGCCAGAGCAGCAAAGTCTGCCGCGCGCGGCGGTGGCCGTGGCAGTGCTGGATGTGGTGGTGGCCTTGCTGGCTGGTATCGCCATTTTTGCTGTGGTGTTTAGCCATGGCATGGAGCCCGCGGCTGGGCCGGGGTTGATGTTTGTCACTCTGCCGGTGGCCTTTGCTGAGGTGCCGGGCGGCACCGTGTGGTTGTCGGCGTTTTTTGTGTTGCTGGTATTAGCGACCTGGACCAGCTCGATCAACCTGGCCGAGCCTTTGGTGGCCATGCTGGTGGATAAACACTGGTCACGGCCGTTAGCTGCGGCGGTGGTTGGCCTCAGTGTGTGGGGCTTGGGGCTGCTGGCGGCGCTGTCGTTTAGTTTGCTGGCTGACTGGCATCCGCTGGCATTTATGGCGGTGTTTGAAGGCAAAACCTTGTTTGACCTGCTGACCAGTATTCCCCCGGATTTGTTTTTACCCTTGGGTGGGCTGTTTATTGCCTGGTTTGCGGCGAAAGTACTCAGCTTTGAGCAAATGGCAGCGGCGCTGGGCAGCGCCAGTATTGCTCGTTATTGGCGCATGACCATTGTGTGGTTGTCGATTCCGCTGTTGCTACTGATTTTGCTGGTGACTCTCTATCGCTGGTAG
- the ahr gene encoding NADPH-dependent aldehyde reductase Ahr, with protein sequence MIKAYAVQQAGGELQPFEYDPGPLADHDVEIDVEYCGICHSDLSMINNEWGMSQYPLVPGHEVAGKIAAVGAHVNHLAVGDRVGLGWHSSYCGDCNTCLDGDHNLCSDAQGTIVGHHGGFADKVRAQATSVVKLPDELPSEVAGPLFCGGITVYNPMRQFDLKPTARVGVIGIGGLGHMALQFLNAWGCEVTAFTSSDSKREEALSLGAHHTLNSRDAQALEQAAGRFDLLLSTVNVKLDWNAYVNTLKPKGRLHLVGAVLEPLDISVFPLLAGQRSVSSSPVGSPATIAQMLEFAARHDIKPQVEVFAMQDVNKAIDRLHHGSPRYRVVLKN encoded by the coding sequence ATGATCAAAGCTTATGCTGTGCAGCAAGCCGGTGGCGAGCTGCAACCGTTTGAATACGATCCAGGTCCGCTGGCCGATCACGATGTGGAAATCGATGTTGAGTATTGTGGCATCTGCCACAGCGACCTGAGCATGATCAACAATGAGTGGGGAATGTCGCAGTATCCCCTGGTGCCGGGCCACGAAGTGGCTGGCAAAATCGCAGCGGTGGGCGCTCACGTAAACCATTTGGCGGTGGGCGACCGTGTTGGTTTGGGCTGGCACTCGAGCTACTGCGGTGATTGCAATACTTGCCTAGACGGCGACCACAACCTCTGCAGCGACGCGCAGGGCACCATTGTTGGCCACCACGGTGGCTTTGCCGACAAGGTGCGCGCGCAGGCTACCAGTGTGGTGAAATTACCCGATGAACTGCCTTCGGAAGTCGCCGGACCGCTGTTTTGTGGCGGCATCACGGTGTACAACCCGATGCGCCAGTTTGACCTCAAACCAACGGCGCGAGTCGGTGTGATTGGCATTGGCGGTTTGGGCCATATGGCGCTGCAATTTCTCAATGCGTGGGGCTGTGAAGTGACGGCGTTTACCTCCTCCGACAGCAAGCGTGAAGAAGCGCTGTCCTTGGGTGCCCACCACACCTTGAACTCGCGCGATGCGCAAGCACTGGAGCAGGCCGCGGGGCGTTTCGATCTGCTGCTGTCGACGGTCAACGTCAAACTGGATTGGAACGCTTACGTCAACACACTCAAGCCGAAAGGCCGCTTGCACCTGGTCGGAGCAGTTCTGGAGCCATTGGACATCAGTGTTTTCCCACTGTTGGCAGGGCAGCGCAGTGTTTCCAGCTCGCCGGTTGGTAGCCCTGCGACCATTGCGCAAATGCTTGAATTTGCCGCCCGCCACGACATCAAGCCGCAAGTCGAAGTGTTTGCCATGCAGGATGTGAACAAGGCCATCGACCGCTTGCATCATGGCAGCCCACGCTACCGTGTGGTGCTGAAAAACTGA